ctgtatggTACACCACAgtctaccgctgtaacgtgcaatttccctgatgtgggatcaataaagtcttttatccttatccttatatTGAACAGCTAGGTTACTGCCCACGATCCATGCCAACTAGAAACTCAGCCGCTGAGCAATGAGTCCCGTCCAGGAAGAGCTCTGGATTTCTCTACCTTTTCTGAAGGGGCCTTGTGCAGCTCTACGATATCACCGACATGATGAATGTCACCTGTTCTGGGCATGAGCGACAATAACAACATTGTGGTGCCGTCGCGTGACGCTGTTTGTTCTGTAGAGGCAGCGCAACGCTTCCAAATATTGAGCTTCTTTCAGCATCTTGTCTTCTCTTGATTggcctgtttttgtctttggaTGCCCTCATGTCCACATTTTTCTGTTACACTTTCACAAATTTTCGTCAGTGTCCTCACCGTCGACCTCTGCAGAACCACCAAATGAAACTATGGTGGGATAGAATCTACATTCATTTTAAGATGTATGACTTTGACCTGAGTGCTTTCACCACTTATGACCTGTAATTACTCACAGCAGTGAAATTGCATCTTTCCTTCATCCCAGCGGATTTGTCTTCAGAGCTCATCTGAATGATGATATTCATCTGAATGATGACACTTTTTTTGCGGCGCCTGTTAGTCTCTCAGCTTTCAGTTGTGGGTTTAAACTTTCACTCCTCAGACTTCAGACCATGTGCATGGGCAGTATTATAAAACATGAAGAACACACTTTTAAAGGGCAACTTTTAATTAGCTTGGTTCCAGAAAGCCCACCTGAAATCCATAATCTCATTAAATCATCATTCAGGTATTCAGAACATGATCTTCCTCCCAGCCGGAGCAACTGCACCATAAGAGCAAGGCCAAACATCTTCACCGTAAGTTCCTTCTGCAAACCTGAGTAGAAAAACACGTGCCATCTAAGCTTTTATGAGTGTGCGTGTGACACTTTCCTCAGGGTTCATCTTTCCAAAGATTCACATCAGTTCAATATGCTCGCCTGTCCCACCTCATCTGCACCTCTGTAACCAGGACATCAGGAATTGGACCTTATCCAATAAATATGCTATTAGTAAAAAAATGCtagttaaaatgtaaaaatccagACATTTAGTTAATTGTAGTTCCCATTTTTTGGCTGTAATTAATAGgcgttaaaaaaaatgacatcagcaAAGAATTTAATTTCCTTCTTTATGGCTGGGTAtctcagaaagggaaaaaatataGTGACAGAAAACAGGGACACACCAAAGTAGAATTACTGATTGGATTACTACTGAGGAACATTTGGGGTAAATTGCCATGGTTGACTTGACAGTAATGACATTTTCTCCTCTATTATTTCTTCTTTCACCGTCTGGGTGATGAAAAAGAGCTTCATACTTAAAAAGAGGGAAATAACTCTTTTATGTTGCCGTCAATCTCCtctatcttttttttaagactAGAAAGGCTGCCTCAACTTGCAGATAAACAGTTTTAACATgcgagcagagctggaggaactgACGCTTCCTTTCTTGTTTTATGTCTAAAATTGTGCGTTGCTGCACATGCATGCCTTCCTCTCTCCCAGCCAGCCCCAACACCGGCCTGGAACTGGAGTCGGCCCACATGGGAGCTCATTTGGCAGACCAGCCTGTCACCAGAGAGCCTCTGAAAGCTAAACCTaatgaaatcacacacacatccaaaacCTGCCTGCTAGCATCTGCCCAAGACTCCGGCTACAATGAGCTCTACTTCCTCGTCAAAGCAAAACTCCCATTTGGCAGACTCTTATTCCTCACTTGAGTCGCAACTATAATCTTTTATGTGTATCAAGGGGTGCATGGCCCATGGGGCTTGGAAATGTATCAAGAGTGAGGTGTGTAATTTAAAAACAATGGGGACCAAAGTGCAAAAATACAGCCTTTTCATTCCTCGCTGTTGTTTTGAAATGTGTACTTACACAGATCAACATGACTCCTCAGGAGCACTCCACATCTTTTGCTGACTTTCTTTTTATACAACAAAGCTTATTTCTTGATCCGGTCACAGCCAGCTTTATATGATTTTGTGTGATGAATATGTGGGCAGGTCCCGGCACCGGCGCTGCTGTGAGACCCGGCGTCAATCTGTCGCCATATTTGTGAAGGTGCAATCTTGAGGGGTTCCTTCATATTAGTCACAATTCATTTACAGTGAAACAATGATGGGCCGACTTTAGTGCTGCAGATTCGGAATACAAATCTTGTACTCTGGTATTGGAGCAGGTTGTATAGATCCGTCTTATTGGGTAAATATGTAAACATCTTTACAGCAACGCTGTGATATTGAGTTTCAGTGGACTGTTGCTGTAAATGCTAAATGAACAGGCATTTATTTAAACCCTCTCAAATACCAGCCAACCTCTACATTGCTGGGACTTTTGGAAGAGCTTGTCTATGTTAAATAGGCAATACTCCTAAACTATTTCTAGTTTCCACGTGGAACATCTCAGCCTTTTAAAACCATTCTGTTTGCTGTATTcatgacaaattaaaaaaaaaattaaaaaaaaaatcgttttTCGGCATCTTTCTGCCAGTGTATAAGTTTTGCTTTTTGGTGGTTCACAATTAACTTAATTAAAGTAATATTTCTGAACttgaaggaaaggaaaaaataggATACTGTGACCATAAGATAATGCAGAACTACTGGAGAGCTGGGAAGTATAGAAATGGACAATATATAGAGATAAATGTTTCGGAAGTATGAATAATTTTTTGGAATATTATACATCATCAAAAGCAATTAGCAGGTAATATGGTTGCATTCCATCCAAGCATGGAAACAGTTCTTTCAAAGGAAGTGTTTATGGTGCTGTTCGATCATACAGGGCAActaaattcatcatttttataGATTCACAATATTGttcaaatgattaaaacatctaacttttaataataatttctggacttcttttctgtctctgttctttTCTAGTTACATTAAATTGCAATCGGACTCGTTGTTACAAATACGTCATTTATTTCACatacagcatttttttttttagatttttctttGAAGTTTTCACAATCTAAATGATTTAACAACAAAATGACAAACTACCACAACGAATTCCAGATTTCGTACTGGGGAAATAATGCAAATGTCACTGTAGTAAAATTGACATGTATTTTGCCAACAAGCAAAGGTacaattaaattaataaaaaaggacagaaaatagGACAAAAGGTGGTTGATGTACTGCAGGTACTTTGACAAGCACTGGGTCAtctttatgacttttttttacgTTATGTTAGATCCTCAACAGCATTTCTGGATCATTTTTCATAAAATCCCAACACTTTTATAAAATATCGTACTCCTTTTTATTGACAATATATATTTAATCATATCAAGGAGCTGTTTGGGAGAACAGGAACAATATTCAACCATCGAAGCCCTTCCTGAAACCAAGGAAAGTGTTTTTGCTGATCGTATGAGTTATATTTTTCTCGGTTAATGCACCCCATGAATATTGCGATGGATAGTTACTTTGAATGCACATACATGTACGTAATGAAACATTAGGTACACATATGCAAAGTACTAAATGTAGGAAATGATGAACTCTTTTGTTAATTCCTTCGATGGATAAGCATGGTGCAATACTTAACAAAGTAGGTTAATAGCTTGGATacaaattttttttttcactgtacATGGTTCGTAGTTCAGTCTTTGGGTCCAACACAAAAGTGTTCTTTTGGGGAATAGAAATTTCGAAAAGCAATGAAGTATTCCCCTCAGGTCCGTTGAACAGGTAAATTCCTCTAATGCAAGCAAATATCTCACTGTGCTTTAGTACTGGAAACATGTAGCTAGCCATTTTGTCCAGTTTGTTTAAGGAACAGCTCCACTTCTTTTGATCCTTTGTGTATTTTCACTGCCATTCGTCCATGGAAAGTTCTATAGTCAAACTGTCAAAAAATACATTGTACTTTGGACTTTTCCACAATCCAGAATcttttatttataaaagaagTCACATCATTTTCATGTTGAAGCGGCGAGGACCGGCTTGTCCCTCTGCTGAGTCAACGTTAGTGCCGTTAGACTTCGAACGAGGCACGTATTCAACGTCTatgttgtttttatgttttccttttcctctacTCCAGACAAAGAGAAGTAGGAAACATAACAAGACCACGCCAAGGAATGTAAAACAACCCATAGCTGTTGACACTAAAATGGTCTTTAGGTCTAACCCGAGGGTCACTCCGGCCGTTCCGTTGGCAGTGGCGTTGCTGGGATCTGTGTAATGCTGGCTTCTGTTGGCATAAAGCGACCCCAGGCTTTTCACCGCCAGTGAAGTCATCAGGGTGTCATTCCCAGCACTGTTTGAGGCAAGGCAAAGGTATACGCCACTGTCCTGAACCTCTGCTGACTTGATCTCCAGTGTACCATTGTTGTGGACACTCACTCTGCCATGGCTCCTAATTGTGAAAACACGCCGACGGGGGGACATCCAGGAAACCATTGGCCTCGGGGTCCCTTCAGCACTGCAGCGCAACATGGCCTGCTGGCCCTCGTCTACAGTGATGGTTTGGGTTTTATTCTCCCGGATTTTTGGCTTGGTACATGTCACATAATAGGAGAGCAGAGTCTCTTTAAACTCTCTAAAAGGTGTGCCGCGAATACCATCAGGTGTGCTACACTCTGGTTGAGAGTCCCCGAATGTGATGGAAAGTCTTTTCTGTAGGATCCACATGAGACGGCAGTCGCACACCAAGGGGTTGTTGTCGATTAGTAGAACTTCCAGAGCCTCTGGAGACTGAAAGACTCCTTTCTCCAAAGTATCCAGTCGATTGTGAGAAACGTTTAGGACTTTGAGCCCCCGTAGGCCTTGGAATGCGTATGGTTCAATAGCAGTTAGCTGGGTTTGAACTAGATGGAGCTCCTGAAGTCGGACCAGTTCCATCAGCATTCCGCCTTCGATGTGCCTGATGCGGTTGTAAGACAGGTTGAGGTGTGTCAGGTAGGGCAGATGTTTCAAGGCTTGGTATGGAAAAGAAGATAAATTGGTGTTAGTTATGAAGAGAGTGGTCAGGTTCAGGCCGTGCAGGGTGTTAGCGGGTACATGGTCAAGCGATTGCCAGTTGTCAATTTCTAAATGGCGCAGACGAAACAGCTTTTTGAACGAGTAAGGATGCAAAGTACTGATGCTGAGGTATCGCAGATGGAGGCTGACCAGGTTGTGCAGGTGAGACAGGGCCTCAGTGGGCACGACAGTAAGGTTGCACCTTTCCAAGGTCAGTATTTCCAGGCTTGAAAGTCCACTGAACGCACGATGAGAAATGTAAACAAGATCATTGTCACCGACCTCCAAAAACTTTAGATTGTGCAGGTCCTGGAACATGTAGTCCAGTAGAATGACTATCTTGTTGTCACTTATATCCAGTCGGGTGAGATTTGTCAAGCCTGCAAAGACTCCAAGAGGTATGAGTTTGATACGGTTGCTCTTGAGACTGAGCGAGTGCATGTTGAAAAGGGCGTTGAATGCTCCAGGTTCAACGTAACTGATAATATTTCCACTCAGATCGAGTTCCTCAAGTCCTGGAAAGTTAATGAAGTCGTCCGGGTTGATCATTGTCAGCTtgttcttactcaggtccaaGATCCGCGTCTCTGTCGGGACGCCATCTGGAATAGTGGGCATGCGCTTTCGGTGACATACAACTGCTTTGCTCTGAGCTGAGCACTCGCAGCGTGATGGACATCCCAAGGTAGAACCCACAAAGACAGCCACAAAGGCCAGTCCCAGGAACGGCTGCCAGCATGAGACGACTGTGTGCAGCATGACTCTGCTTGTCCAGTCGACCATTCTGTCACAGTTCTgcaagacagacagagaggaagcagacagTTAATTATTCAGGAAGCACTTTGTGGCAGCTGCACTAATTGCTTAAGCACAAGTAAAATCTGGTGTTTGATCTTATACACTAAACACTGTTGCATTATTTTGACTAAGGCGTAAAAACTTAAATGAGAAATGCTCAAAAACTTTGAGCCGTTTACCATCTGAATTGTGTACTCAGCACTAACAGAATGGGTGACAGGTTGCAGAAATTGCAAACTGTGTTTTGGCTCATTTAGTGTGTCAGGGCCTGAAACAATGAAATGCAAAAATCTGAAATTGTCTCTGGGCTCTTAATCTGCAGAGTATAATGCAGAGACCAAATAACAACTGAAGCGAACATTTGCAAAGCAAACAGTTTGGCTGAAAGAGTCAAACTAAGCAGCATCTTTAACTTAACGAGCAACCGACTAAACATTCTGAAATATGTTACAACCCCatccacaacaacaaacacctTTTTATCTTGACACATTCGTCCTTTTACTTTCTGCTCGTTAGATGTTcattagggtttttttgtttgtttgtttgtttgttttgtattaGGCCATGCTGCATTTGTCGTCCTTTCCCTCAGCTATAAAGCTTTATTGCTGCACCCAACATATGGCTGACCATGTTAAAACATTTGCCTAATACGCATTTGCCAGCCAAGTTAGAATCTTCGTCCTCTCTTCCTGcatcaaaacacatttcaattAAATTGAAAATCCCATTGCTCGTTTATTTTTATGACTGTGTGGCAGATAGGTGCtacatgtgtttttaataaaacatttaccaGTTCTGTGGTTTTaggaaaaggctgaaatcaAAAGTCCGGTATGTTTCCTCTGTTATTGGTCTCCATCAGAGCACCCACCACATGCAGATACACGCACTTTGCACCACATGTTTGCCAAGTTTATCTAATCAGTATAATGACTGGATCTCTTTGTAATCGTGTGTAATCAGAATTAAGAATCTGCCTGGGATGTGACCTTTTAACCTGACCGTTGCTCGATTAGAGAACATGATACAAGTGCATCGTCCCCTGGGCAACAGAGCATATTATACAGAATTACCCAGAAAGCCTATAGGCCAGTATCAGTGTATAAATCTGTTTGGTTTGCTGCTACTTGTTtccaaaaaaaatgttaaatgttatgcagtatatattaatatattaataCAAAGCTGATTCAATAAAAAGGTACACAGCCATATTCAAGTGAATGAGGATATATTAAAATAACTTTATAGTCAATTCAATAGCATTTCTGTAACAAAACCCATACTGTGCACTGATAGACTGCAGAAAAAAGGTATTTTCTAATGTGGCCCCTGACCTACATTAGAGCAGGGGTTGGCTcctgagagggggaggaaaacagCTAATGGTGTCTGACTCAGCATAAGCCATTTTAACGGGTGCCGAGGTCGACTGTGCAGCGCCTCCATCCCAAGCACAGTGTATGGATAAAGCAGTCCATTGTGAGTTTACAATTTACACAATGCACAGGATTTACACCAATTGTACACACAAATATCCATGTAACTCATCTGCAGGGTTCCATTCCCATCACCAATGGGTCTCCATGTAAATCACTCCAAACATCACAGCATGCAGCCCTGTACCAATCCCCACAGGCactgtgaggacattttgaacATTGTGTAGTGATGATGGTGTTCAAATTTTCGCAACGCCAGTGGCTTTGAATTACTGTACTCCTGCGGTCATGTGATGTCGTCATGTGATGCTGTAAACAACCCAAAGCTTCTGAATTTGCAACAAAAATTAAGTAAAAAGTTGAATCTGATTTACCACCACAAGTGTTAACCATTCATCATTGCGTCTCTCCTT
This genomic stretch from Takifugu flavidus isolate HTHZ2018 chromosome 9, ASM371156v2, whole genome shotgun sequence harbors:
- the lingo2 gene encoding leucine-rich repeat and immunoglobulin-like domain-containing nogo receptor-interacting protein 2, which translates into the protein MVDWTSRVMLHTVVSCWQPFLGLAFVAVFVGSTLGCPSRCECSAQSKAVVCHRKRMPTIPDGVPTETRILDLSKNKLTMINPDDFINFPGLEELDLSGNIISYVEPGAFNALFNMHSLSLKSNRIKLIPLGVFAGLTNLTRLDISDNKIVILLDYMFQDLHNLKFLEVGDNDLVYISHRAFSGLSSLEILTLERCNLTVVPTEALSHLHNLVSLHLRYLSISTLHPYSFKKLFRLRHLEIDNWQSLDHVPANTLHGLNLTTLFITNTNLSSFPYQALKHLPYLTHLNLSYNRIRHIEGGMLMELVRLQELHLVQTQLTAIEPYAFQGLRGLKVLNVSHNRLDTLEKGVFQSPEALEVLLIDNNPLVCDCRLMWILQKRLSITFGDSQPECSTPDGIRGTPFREFKETLLSYYVTCTKPKIRENKTQTITVDEGQQAMLRCSAEGTPRPMVSWMSPRRRVFTIRSHGRVSVHNNGTLEIKSAEVQDSGVYLCLASNSAGNDTLMTSLAVKSLGSLYANRSQHYTDPSNATANGTAGVTLGLDLKTILVSTAMGCFTFLGVVLLCFLLLFVWSRGKGKHKNNIDVEYVPRSKSNGTNVDSAEGQAGPRRFNMKMM